A genomic segment from bacterium encodes:
- a CDS encoding transglycosylase → VKDNIQAGIYYDARMWVIWKAPRPLEERIAFTLASYNAGPGHILKAQGLVAAGMNPNHWAPVAAELHRVTGRHAEETRTYVERIRRLFGRLSHPP, encoded by the coding sequence TGGTGAAGGACAACATCCAGGCCGGGATCTACTACGACGCGCGCATGTGGGTCATCTGGAAGGCCCCGCGGCCGCTGGAGGAGAGAATCGCCTTCACCCTGGCCAGCTACAACGCTGGTCCGGGCCACATCCTGAAAGCCCAGGGCCTGGTGGCGGCCGGCATGAATCCCAACCACTGGGCGCCCGTGGCCGCCGAGCTGCACCGGGTCACCGGAAGGCACGCGGAGGAGACCCGCACCTACGTGGAGCGGATCCGGCGCCTGTTCGGGCGCCTGAGCCATCCACCGTAA